The sequence GATCCGCCACCATGTCCGGCACTTCCGCCGTGGCGATGCCGATGAATGGGGAGCTTTCCGCGCGCTGCGCCGGTGCATCCTCCCCTTGCAGCAGGGCTGCGGGAGGGGTGCTTGTCTCAGGCGGCGGCTCGATGGCGGCGGCGCTCGGGATGACGTTCAGTCCGACAATAATGCCGCTTGCAGAGATGATTCCTATTCCGATTTTCATATCGATTGCTTTCTATACTAGGAGCGTAGTAGATGAGGGGATTTGTCTCCCGAAAGAGTCAGTCAATCTTTTCCGGGATGATGACGTACTCGTGGCGGGGCTTCTCCACCTGGTAGGTCTCGCCTTTCTCGTTCTTCAGGGTAACCATGTCGGTGAAAGTGAGCCGCCAGACCCGGTGTGGCTGGTTTTTGCCCCGCCAGATGACGCCTTCGTCGCGGGTCTCGCTGAGGTTGCGCCCGTATCCGGCCGGGACGAAATTCGGATCGGGATGCGTATTGGGACTGGCATTGGGGATGGTTTTCCCCACCGCAGGTTTCCCATTGCCCGCTGTGGCCTTTCCGGCACCGCCCCACGGGATCATGAATGCGGTGAGAGCTCCGAGCAAAGCCACGGCGGCAGCCGCCGCAACGTTGAGGCGAGGGAAGCGGCGCACCTTTTCCAGGCCGGCCTTGGACTGTTTGTGGAAGAGCACGATCTTTTCATCCACGGCGAAGGGAGTCTCGCCGACCGCCGAGAGCAGGGACGCATGGAAGGCGGCGGGCAGCGGGCGTGGCTTGACGGCGGCTAGCGCGAGGCCGAAGGCGGCGTCCTCGCTGGAGAGCTCAAGGCCTGTGCCTTCCGCACAGGCGGTGAGGCGGTCTAGGAACGCGGCATCCGGCAGTGCGGGTGCCTTGCTGCGGAGTTCCTCCACGAAGATGTCTGGGATGTCTGGCATATCTTGTTGTTCGCTTGGTGGGTTTTTCAGATGGAGAGGTCGCCACGCCTGCGGGCGGAGCCTAGTTCGCGCTTCAGGGCTTCCAGTCCATAGCGATACCGGGAGGCGGCCGTGTTTTGGGAAATTCCCAGCGCCTCCCCGATTTCCGCGAATGTCCTTTCACCCCATACTTTCATGATGACGACCTCGGAAAATTTTTCCGGCAAGGCTTTGAGCGCTTCCTCGAGCTGGGCGCGAACCTCGTCATCGGCGCCTTCCGCGTCGAACCACGGATGGAACGCCTCAAATTGCTCCGCCTCGGTGTCTGCGGAAACATTGTCCTCCCGGCGCTTGCGGCGGTCGTCCTTGCGGGAGAGGTCGATGGCGAGGCGGCGTATGGTGGTGTAAAGGTAGGGCTGCCATGCATCCTGGCCCCCGACGAATTCACCGCCGCGTATCTTCTCCACGAGCTTCAGGATGGCATCCTGGAGCACGTCCTGGGCATCCTCATATGTGCGTGTCTGGTTCCGCGCGAACAGGAAAAGTTTCGGTGCATGTTCCTCGATCCACTCGCGCCAAGCGCTTGCGGCGGGTGAGGTCTGTATCGGGGCTTCTGTAACTGTCATTTTCTCTTATTTGTCTAGCGTCACCTTCGCGCGGTTTTGTTCAATTTCCAATGCTGCTCATTTTCGGCCTTTCCCTGGAAGCCATGTTCTGAGACTTTGTGATGACGTCACACGAAGCTGTAAATCCCATGAGAGCGCTCCGTTTCATTCCGCTGTCCATGGCCGCCGCCGCCCTCCACGGGGAGGCTGTTGTCTCGCCGGTCTCCGGGGTGAACCGTGAGGCGGGGCACCGCGATGGGAAAGGCGCCGGGGCGGCTTTCAACGATCCCATGGGGCTTGCCCGCGATGCCCAGGGTAATGTTTTCCTCTGCGATGCGCGCAACCACGTGATCCGCAAGATCACTGCGGCGGGTGTGGTATCCACGGTTGCGGGCGCGCCGGGTGTCGGCGGCTGGGCGGATGGTGCGGGCGGCGCGGCGCGTTTCCGATTCCCGGCAGACATTGCGGTCTCCCCGGAGGGCGATCTCTACGTTGCGGATAGCGGCAACCACTGCATCCGCATGATCAAAGCGGATGGGACGGTCAGCACGATTGCCGGCAGCCCGGGGAGCACCGCCGATGTCCCGGCAGGAACCGCATCCGGCTATGCCGTGGTGCCGCGCAACCCGGATGGCAGCGGAGGCGCAGCGCGCTTCAACAGCCCGGGTGGGATCGCGTATGCGGGGGGTGATCTATATGTGAGCGATACAGGCAACCATCTCATTCGCCGCGTCGATATGCAGGGGAACGTGACGACCGTTGCCGGCAAGGCTGGCGAATGGGGCTGGGCCGACGGAGCCGGAGCCAGCGCCCGCTTCAGCGCCCCGCTCGGCATGTGCATGGGATCGGACGGAAATCTCTACATCGCGGATTCGGATAACCACGCGATACGCCGCATGACGCCGCAGGCAACCGTGACCACATTTTCCGGGGATCCGGCAGAACACGGTTGCAAGGCCGGCGCGAAAACGGAGGTGCGTTATTCCGTCCCCGTGGATGTATCGCCCCATCCTGAAGGGGGATTCATCGTCTGCGAATCCTTCTGCAACACGCTCTTCCGGGTGGGCGC comes from Akkermansiaceae bacterium and encodes:
- a CDS encoding RNA polymerase sigma factor — its product is MTVTEAPIQTSPAASAWREWIEEHAPKLFLFARNQTRTYEDAQDVLQDAILKLVEKIRGGEFVGGQDAWQPYLYTTIRRLAIDLSRKDDRRKRREDNVSADTEAEQFEAFHPWFDAEGADDEVRAQLEEALKALPEKFSEVVIMKVWGERTFAEIGEALGISQNTAASRYRYGLEALKRELGSARRRGDLSI